The Prunus dulcis chromosome 5, ALMONDv2, whole genome shotgun sequence genomic sequence AATTAATACAATTAGGTACTTTGTATTCCTACTATTGCTGTTATTGAAGGAGCAGCATTGGGCGGTGGACTTGAAATGGCTTTATCATGTGATCTCCGGATATGTGGTAATTCCATTTTATACTGATCGCAATTGTGCTCATTGAAATATCAAGCTACTTAAATGCTTTATAATGCTTAGTCTGTGGTTTTTTTCCCCACCATATATGGCTTAGGAGAAGAAGCAGTGATGGGCTTGCCAGAAACAGGACTTGCTATAATTCCGGGGTATGTGCTAAATCTCAGTAATGAGTTCAAACTCCTCAAAGGACTGCAGATCACCTGCATCTTGTTTGACGAACCCAACCTCCTGTTTTGTTTCAACTTCTTATAAGAGAATTTATAAGCAGACGCTTATCCCATAACAGATGGGAGGCTTTTAATTCCCAGTCAAACTATTGATATCGTTTACctttgtggaaaaaaaaatttccacacAATTACTTCTTATTttactatttcttttctttttttcaattgtttttctcttctttccgTTCTTTGGAATTATTCTTGAAGTGACAGATCAACCTCTCTTGATTACGTCCATTCACAGGGCAGGTGGAACACAGCGACTTCCTAGAATTGTGGGAAAAGCATTAGCAAAGGAACTCATATTCACTGGCAGGAAGATTGGTGGCAGAGAAGCAATGTCGATTGGTATGTCTACTCCAAAGCTTTGATTTGGtcgtttgttttgtttttcatttttatttcttttgacGCGAGATTGTACCTTACTGCAGGTCTGGTAAATTACTGTGTTCCTGCTGGTGAAGCTCATCTAAAGGCACTTGAAATTGCTCGTAATATAAATGAGAAGGTATGAAATTATTTGATCCACTAGAGCTTCActgagattttattttatttcacttttctattttctagtCGATGGGGGAAGGTTACTTGTAGTTGAGAGCAATCTAAAAATGAAATCTACACTCTAAAATCTCTATCAAAGTGGATGTCTATAGCTGAAACTTCTTTATCATGTGAAAACTGAACAATTGcctcttttgttttaatgACCAAATTATAATACGTGCacggaaaagaaaaatcctgACTGTAGAAACTAAGATCAACTAGAAAATTGTCATATTcagcaaagaaagaaaaaagttataAGTAATGGTTGCaatcaaattttttgaaatatagTTTTAGCAGGGTCCCATAGCAGTAAGGATGGCAAAAAAAGCTATTGACGAGGGCCTGGAGGTACATAAGACCTCAGCTTTGGCACTAGAAGAAGAATGCTATGAACAAACCTTGAACACAAATGATCGCTTGGAAGCCCTAGCAGCATTTGCTGAGAAGCGCAAGCCAAGGTATACTGGAGATTAAGACGATAAAATTGCAATAAATCTGTCTTGGATGAGTTTATTTGTGttatgaaaataaagttaCTTGTCAGCAATGAGAAAAGGACTGGTTCATGGAGGCCCTAATTTTATATATGATCATAATTTACCGTTATCTCTATATTTGAATGAATTTAGAGGTCGATGAAATGTTTTTCATGGGTTTATGAGAAATTACTTGCATTTGGAATTATCGAACATGTTTATTAATGAGTCAATTAAATTCACTCTTCAGGTCCTTTCTTTTTGACATTCGATGACAAAGTGGTGAATCTCTTCACTGAAACCCGTTCACAATGACAGAGGGTGATTGTTTTCGATGTGAAAAGTTTGTGCTAGAAGTCGACCCCTTTAAGTTTAAGCTTATTGGGGATTCATGCTTGAAATCAATGGCAAAAATCATTTTAACCATCTAAGACCAACATTTCGTCGCATAAGACCTACAGCGACAGATTGCTGCTTTTTGATATCCTTATAATTGAATTAGGAGTGACGCTATTTTCATCCACCAGTCCTAATTTCCACCCATTTTGAAAGCTTTTTTAACAACTTTCCTCTTATATAAAATTACTAACGAGGacaaacttttaaaaaaaaaactgagagATCTTACACTGCAAGCATAGTTGCCCATCTTCAATAACAACTCATTTGTTGGGTCCTACACACCTCACACTAGAACACAAGAACCAAAGGTATTGAAACATAGTTCCAGCCATTTTACACTTCCTGTACAAAGTTGTAGAAATCAAACTGAAACAATGGATGAACTTCCAACCACCACATTGAATTGTGTATCGAAAAGAATATTTGAGACAGTATACATTACAAGAGATGAATATTTGCTAGCATATTGTTAAGAACATCGAAATTGTGAAATGCTGATAATCATTGCAACTCAACCAAAAGGAACCTGATGGTAAGATTCGTAGAAATTTCCAGTTACACCCCACCATATCATTCCTAAAAAAACCAACATTATGTTTTGCATTAATTGATTTAGTAAGATTTAGAATATTAACAGAAAAATTGGGTAAATTTCTCCAATTTTGATTTAACAAACGTATCATTGGGAATATTTTCAATCTTTTCCTTTCATCTCTTAAGAAACCTATGAAGGGGTGAACAAAGAGGTTTATACATGCATGTGTTTTAGGGCTAGAGTTAGGGAAGCGGGAAGGGAAGGAGAAGGTAGAGAGGATGGAAAGAACAATTGTTGTTTGGGAATAATAGTGGTActatttttcagtttcttttaaattttatgtcaTCAATactgttgatttttttaatgacaatTTCGATTATTATACACCGATTTttggatcaaattgaaaatttagtcAATTAAATTTGtgcaataaataaaacataaaatatatatcatgCCTGGGTTTGTGATGGCGGTTAAGATCCGATAGTCATGGTCAAGCCTCGAATCTTGTCACAACCCCCAAATAATTGCCCTAAACCCTTCAATTGTTTGGCAAATACCTTTGAATCTTTGTGCCTGCCATCATGGTTATTGTAGTTTTCGCTGAGGCATTTTACTATGCTTTCTCCCTGTTGATTCACATATTCGTATGGAAGAAGAGCTCATAAATACCAAAGCtacaaagaaatataaaacatCATATATTACATGGAAGAGAGCATGTATGGCAACAGAGAGTTTTgttgcaaatttttttatgcgATGAAAGTTAAGGATGTAACAACCTAAGGTCTCATCTAAAAGTGCTTGTTGAAGTTGACTTTTGGACTCTACACCTTAGGTAAGGCCACAGATCCTCCCCAACGATTTACCATCGTGCATGGATGGTGGCGCCTCTTCCCTCGTCGTTAAGGAACTGTCATGATAGCCATGGCCCATGAGTCCCACATAGGCAATGTGCTCTGCTACCATTTGTAACGACTCAAGCGTCATCCAAAAGTGCTAGCTGAAGGTCACTTTTGGATTCCTAGACCTTACTTAGGTACCCAGGATCTCCCCAATGCTTTATCGATATGGGATTCAGGGTATCACAACGGGGAACTTGGATTCTGTTGTACAACTAATATGGTGACATCCTCATTCAGTCCAAGGGATGAAAGCATCCGTACAAACTTGTCCCAAGACTTAGGCAATCGTCGTCTTTGTTAGAAGTGGAAGTTCGGAGTTGAAAATGACTTTTACGACGACAATGCTTCTTCacaaaaatatgatttttcttgTGCTGTTGCAAAAGCTTTTGCTATTATTTTGTACAACAAACATTTCATTACTCTATTAGGATCACTAGTAGTAGAAATTAGGTCTAATGTAGGATCATTTATCCCTTGGGGGTAGGAACAATAAGTCATAACTGTTGAAAAAACAACTTCGACGTCTCATCTGGTCCCAGAGCTTTTATAGAATGTATGACCAGTGCATCTTCTATTATCTAATCACTCTCTTATCAAATTAAATACAGTActtaaaaagataaattttaCATTGAAGGAAACTGAATAAATTCTGAATAGATAAACCTAATTTGTTAGTTTATGCCTACATATAAATAATTAcgacttttttattttttattcatgcaattacaatttttctttgtgtaTTCAATTGGCAAGTTGCTTTATGTTAATCATCCCACTCACAACATTACTGAAGGAGCCAACAAAAATGGTTTTTGGTATGCCAGATTGACAAGGATTGTCTAATTGATGGCATTTTCTATTgaaacgaaagaaaaaaaaaaaaaacagagttgGCTAGAAAATTCAGAGtattagattttaaaaaatgaaaaaactaaaaattagaGGGTTTTCTAATCTAAACCTCCCCtccctaaaaaaataaaattggtgtttgcatttttttgttatgatGGACAAAGCATGACTGTAATTGAAAGACATGTTTCCTCGTCAATGGAAACGCCATTACAGATTCTGTATACCTTTTTACAATGAGgtttataaaagaatttcCTGCTGCAAGAATATGTTTTGCACCATCCTTTTTGTTGTCATAGTTGAGGATCACAATTTGGAACTCTTGTGTACTATAATCCATGCCAAAATTGCATATCCTTGGATGagttcaaaatacaaaattgatTTATCTGTGTATAGctcaaatttccttttttagcTTTGGTATGTGTTATACTATTAAATAGCAACAACACAGCCACTTGTTAAATAGACTTCAGCCTTGCATATTTCACCATATCAGTTTTTCTCTGCTGTCAACATTGTCTTCAGTTTGTGaacacctctctctctctctctccttcttccCCCTTCCCCCCGAGTCAATGGAGGCAGAGTTTGTATCTGAGTCAAGGGTGGACATGGTGTTACAAAGAGGTCCTTCCTCCAGATTCAAAGGGGTAAGTCTGCTGAAAA encodes the following:
- the LOC117629385 gene encoding probable enoyl-CoA hydratase 2, mitochondrial isoform X2; amino-acid sequence: MVAALKAVSRSLRHYKPRTSAFPESQQWLYVARRGLILDQAPSHSVSLHRLSDSDSGIVEVTLERPEVRNAIGKDMLRGLQNTFEAISKDSSANVLMIRSKVPKVFCAGADLKVLCIPTIAVIEGAALGGGLEMALSCDLRICGEEAVMGLPETGLAIIPGAGGTQRLPRIVGKALAKELIFTGRKIGGREAMSIGLVNYCVPAGEAHLKALEIARNINEKGPIAVRMAKKAIDEGLEVHKTSALALEEECYEQTLNTNDRLEALAAFAEKRKPRYTGD
- the LOC117629385 gene encoding probable enoyl-CoA hydratase 2, mitochondrial isoform X1 — encoded protein: MVAALKAVSRSLRHYKPRTSAFPESQQWLYVARRGLILDQAPSHSVSLHRLSDSDSGIVEVTLERPEVRNAIGKDMLRGLQNTFEAISKDSSANVLMIRSKVPKVFCAGADLKERKMMSSSEVRDFVNTLRATFSFLEVLCIPTIAVIEGAALGGGLEMALSCDLRICGEEAVMGLPETGLAIIPGAGGTQRLPRIVGKALAKELIFTGRKIGGREAMSIGLVNYCVPAGEAHLKALEIARNINEKGPIAVRMAKKAIDEGLEVHKTSALALEEECYEQTLNTNDRLEALAAFAEKRKPRYTGD